The Plasmodium brasilianum strain Bolivian I chromosome 11, whole genome shotgun sequence nucleotide sequence tatatatcacaagaaggtataattttacataaaataagaaacattaataatttaaactaAGAATTGGAATATATGTGATTTACTCACATAATTGGGTATATAGAATTACactaaaacaattttttaagatgaaatataaaaaaaaaagaagtaaaatattttataactatattaggggaatatatttttttaccattaaacatataaaaaaattttcatattcgaattattgtaataaattaaaaatattgtgagtttaattttttacaggaaatgtttttatttcacatttataattagggattattatcattatatccaataattttatatatattaatttaaaaatgttgtaTTATTCAACTTAAGTTCATGGCATCAAAATGGCTGATGCAGCGTTCATAGAAATATACGCTTTACAAATCattataaaaagagaaagtaCCAGATATGACGCAATCACAGTTATAAGAATCACAAATGTAGAATATACATTATGTTCTTTCATGtaacttaatatatttttaactttattttgaattttaaagaaataataattattatttaagcTGATTTGGAATAAATCTGATTCAATACTTGAATCTatgctttttaaaatattggagaaattttcatatttttcaatattattataatgttttaaGGTCtgatcttttatttttacatcatTTTCATCTTTGGATGCACCCTTTTGTTTTTGAAAGTTTTTACGTTTTCTTAGATCATTAAATACTTGTTCAAAAAAATCACTTTAtactaaattattaaatcGTTTTCTAAATTCGTCATCTTGTTCTAATACTTTTAATCTTTCTCCAAATGCATCATCACTTTCATATAACATACTATatattcccttttttatCGTTTGATATTGTTGGTTTCCTGGTATTTTTGTTTCTCCATTAAGTAATCTACTAAATCTTATATTTAATGCATTATTTCAATAACATTCCTTACCCCATGATTTACTATTGGTGTTTTCCTAAAAATAAAGGTACAAATtcaaaattcaaaaatagtatatttatatattattttaatagaaTTTTCTCATCATAAAAGtagatataaaataacaaaaaagaacaaaatcagtttaaatataataactgTTGTACCTCTTCGAAATGTTTCAATGCACATattaaaacagaaaaaatagtAGCTTTCGTAAAAAAGATGAgcattatttgtattttgcTTTATGGTAAATTTCTTTGAAGTTGTTATAACATTTGTAATAATGTACTAGGTTTACgtgaaaaattaagtaataattaataaattgttgatttataatatgttttaattattattttattttttgtcaATAAGGAAgatttttagttttttttttaaacaagtAAAATAGTGGTATATACTGAAGcataaaaaatgcaaaaatttaGTGAAAGttgcattttattatattaattaatattgttcaattaaaacaaattaaaccgtatttaataattattataaggATAAAaccatataaaaattattatttaatatgtaaatttatttaaaaattaacatttatatagtagtatatattgatataatattgtattaataagaaaataataggGGAATAGAGAATTAATGTAATAATGTATGCATTagaatacataatatttttagaacTAATATGCCTAAATTTGTtacatattacataataattttttttagaaactATGAACTAACTTATACTATtgtaatgttttttaaaattaatttttataagtaCTTTTAATGGAAAAACAGAATATAAGGAAACgcaaaattattacaatacattacgtttatattaaatatagtaTTAGATTTAGATATAATTTGATGtacattaattattaaaaaatatgttaatataattatacagcATACCAGTATTTGTACCtttatgttataaataatatagaaatttttcattttgttcaatAATTTGATATGATGTTCCATTGATTTCTTGCAggaagtatatatttatatacgaCCTCAATAATTCCAATGATATGGTgttcaaaataataagagTAAAATTTTAACTCAAATATACACTCCTTTGTAGagattttaataatatttataggatgaatataataataaaaaaaaaaaatagatataaaacattgtccttttaaaatgtacattttagttttcaaatttttttttatatttatgtataattaattttttctttttaattttatatcagtattttcatttcaatttttctttttagtgttcttatttgttttttattaaatacttTTATTGAAGCTGAATATTGGAAAATGGAATTTATgcaatatatgtgtacattaAACCTATTTCGACGACCTTTTCGTAGaatgaaatttaatataatattaaaattagaaataaaaaaaaaaaagatatagatGTATGTAAAGTTTGTATGAAACATTTAAATTAcctatttatttctttcatttttttttattatacaaaatgtCTGCTATAGcgtataaaaaattgtatttaaaatgtttaaaaaatgtttagttaaaatattattttacaattttgtagttaagaaaatttaaatgtaaaaatatatctaacAATATTAGAGTAAAtgactattatatatatgatatctTGGTAAaatcatataaaatgaaaaaatgaaaaaaaaaaaattaccttTTTTACATGATATGTGCGCactgtttatgtatatatatatgtagtacTAATAAAATcaataaggaaaaattaacttcgttaataaaaaatcagCATTTGTGTATTTTTACGGAAAAACTTTACTGAGAAAAAAACTTACGTTTGTTtaaatctaaaaaaaaaaaaaaaaaatagttggGTTTAGggttattttttaattttattcttatttttgtattttaatttattagttTATGTAAgctgttaaatatataattaatttttaaaagaaaataagcTTAAATTTTGTAGttttatgatataaataagaacttttttatgtttatggAATAAAAAGGCCAACACCAAATTAGACATACATTCAAGCTTTCTTAAATTGTTATTTAAaggtaaaaatttaattattattatattgttttttaagCAATAACGATAGAAATTATTTCTGAGTGTtctgaaaaatttaatttattttagcatttttatattttttataacaaatgtaaatatttcaaataatttttattttaataaaaaataaaaaaatttgttttattatttaagacAATTAACCATTTTTACTTCAACGaagttaaaataattcattaaaattataacaagTGGAAAAAGTAATCACGATTTTATTGTAtctcaaaataatatagttttttttcaaaaaacaaaaaacaatataataaagaaaaacgagatccaaataaaaattaaaaattatttaatttgtgaaaaaatattttttaaatattatattagttTTGTATAAATGGaagtaattttttgtaatgtactcattttattataataaaaagtactatatgtaaaatttggAATTGGCATCTGTATttagtaatttatttttgttgatcaggttaaaaatacataatgttggtattatatataagtaaatttataaggaaaaattaatactttatttttatattttttttctttatcatatcatttaaaactcaacgtatatgtatagaaGTATATGTACTTTTATAAATCTTCATGATAGAACagaaaatagtaaataaaaacttaTGTCAATCTAATTAATATCTATTTACTAATTACAAGTATGAATCACATAATgagtaattttttctttactatATTTATGATTTGTAAAAAGAAGTggatatgaaatataaataaaaacgacttcttataataaaatttttctgaTTTAACCCTTTGATATAGACATTCTAATGTTAGAAAAATATGGTATAATCACAatattccatattttttgtttaatcgttttgctttgtttttttatgctgttatatgttttatgtgTGAAAACAggattttattattatgagaCTAAACACATTCTTAATAAATagtatttatatctttttgcTATAATTCGAATAATAAATCACCGAAttagaagaaaaagatatattttgttaGGTTTATTAATCTAGtttattattagtaataaATGTGACGGAAttaaagcatatatataaaggtaAATATATCGAAGGTTCCTTATTGAGTAAAAAGTTATCAGTAAACTATGAATTAGGATAATTAGATAATGAAAAGTAATcataaaatgaagaataaaaagggaaaaagaaaaatagaaaagacAAACTTAagttagtaaaaataaatgaaagagTTAACTCAAAGAAAAGACAAGAACTAATTCCATTAAAAGATATAGaagaaatgaataaattaaaaataaaaaaaaaataaaatatttttttaaattctgtGAAAGGGAATAAGTTTATTCCTATGAAAATATGTTCTACATTAAAACCATTTAAAGAagatagaaaatatattttgaaaagtgAATATTagatatgcttatatatatagatgaaTATAAAGATGTTCTAAGTTTTCATAAATGgtttcaaaataaaacaaaattttctaATTATGGTATACTATGTAGTGTACCAGAATTAATGTTAGTAGTGTGGtgcttttgttttataagtGGATATTATTAagttgtaatattttattgcgTCATAGGTGCAGTGTTTACCGaacttttcataaatatttttaaataagatTTATCTataaatgaaacaaatatATCTAGTTATAACCAACATATTTTTCTCAAcaacatttattataaattatacaacAATTTAATGTATTCCTAGAGATAATATATCttgaagaaatattatgttgattgtaatatttatgaagatactagaatataattaaacCTTTTGAATTAcaataagaaaattaataCGTATTCTTAAACTTTGTCAGAATTTggatatgttttttttctaatttgcATATTATGGTATTTTTTCAGGACATAAACATGTTcctgtttattttatatatatgaatatataaatttaataattctattaatttataatttttaccttttctcaaaaacaaattagacgtttcacaaaaaaatgaatattaattatacattattttttcatttttttgaatgTAGATAAttaacttaaatttttttcgatatttttaataaatataacatttacaaaatgatttacaaaaaaataaatactccTAAAATTGGACAActcaaataattatataataatttagaaaatatttattaaatggaAGCTTTTAAgctgtataatttttatcgTTACATGCTTTTTATAGGATATATGATTAATTAATAAcctatgcttatatatatatttatgtatacacatatttatattgattgaaaaagtaaaaggaaTTCAAATAATAGGACATTATTTGACACCACAAACAATTCTAGATATGCTTATAACtgtatatagtatatatattatatatatatgggagaattcaataaaaaaattaattatattattcttgtGTAATATAGattagaataatataaattataattgaattaaaaatttattgatttattaaatttttgtttaattaattattttttagaatagCAAACTTATTAGACTaatttgtaataaatttttattatagaattataaatatatatttaatataaaatatttttatatttatccatAATCATTAAGTGAAACAaacaagaagaaaataaaaagatggaatataaatatttattcttctGTAGGAACATTTcatagaatatataattcatattatttacattagttacataaaagtataatttaACATACGAGTTAGTATTGAATTTCTATTTTAaatcaatataatataaatggatCGTTCTCCCCACTATAAATTattcaagaaaaaaattaaaacattgaagatattcaaaaattttattatgtattattttacatgttt carries:
- a CDS encoding hypothetical protein (Plasmodium exported protein) → MLYESDDAFGERLKVLEQDDEFRKRFNNLGASKDENDVKIKDQTLKHYNNIEKYENFSNILKSIDSSIESDLFQISLNNNYYFFKIQNKVKNILSYMKEHNVYSTFVILITVIASYLVLSLFIMICKAYISMNAASAILMP